The window gtacccccctgatggcggccctggtcaTGGCTCTCCAGTTTCTGTTGCGCAGCACTTCTAGGTTCTGCGATATGATATCTTAGGCTTGCTCAGCCAATTATTGGCTAAGATGGGACTCCGCTGCGACCACTGAGCAGGCCTATGACATCATGTCCCTGAACCTGGAAACGCTGCACAACAGATACTGGAGTTCTGTGATCCCAATGGTGGAGCAAGGAAGTTAAATGTgtgtgcgtttttgttttttaccaGCTCCCTTACCTtaattatgaaaaaaatatatattttggtgCCCAGATAACCACTTTAAACTATGTTTTGGattcttttaatgttttttttttttttatagatgacCTTCCAGAATTGCAAGCTGTTCACACTGATTCTACATCACAACCAGAGGTTTTCCACCTTGATGCAGATGTATCACATCAGGAATATACAGTGCCTTCATGGAGTCATAGTACCTCAAATATGTCTGAAAGTGCCTTTTCATGTGGAGACAGGATGAACTGGCTGACTGAGCTGGCCAATATCGCCACAAGTCCCCAGAGCCCTTTAATGCAATGTTCATTCTATAATAGGTAAGGCCTTTATTCATTGTTGGCCATTTTACCAAGTAGCTAGGAAAAATAAAATGTCCCACATCAGTATAAAACTGTTAATATCCAGTGAgagaatgttgggatttttttcttCTGTGAGTGGTTGACACCATGCAACACATTATTTATATGTGCGCTGACCCAGATAAACCTTGTCCTATTTATTCAATAGGTTCCCTAGACAAAAATCTTATTAATAAAAGAGAAAATCCTGGTTTAGTTACTGCTAACACCATTCAGCCTTTCTATGCCCTCAGCTCTTTGCTACATTGTCATGGAGACTGAAGCAATTGGTGAGAGATGATTTGTTTGTTAGGAATTTGCTGCCTCTAGTGTTTCACCATTAGGAGAGAACTGTTATTAGACTGAAGGGAACTTATTTCAGGGTATTAAACATGGCCCACTCATGGAATGCTGCCTTCCTagggcctcgttcacattgccgtcggaCTCCGCTATTCGGAGTTCTGTCGGCAATCCGGAtgggagtttagcggagaaaaaaaatagtgaaagcactatttttttctctgcaaaATTCTTGTAAAATTACCAGATCACTGACAGACCCCATGCAGGTGAATGGGGTCTGTAGGGACCCGATAGCGGCCGTTTGCATCCAACCCATTTTTTGGTCAGATTggctaaaaaaaaagagagagacaaTCTGACCCTTAACGGGTCGGATGCGAACtgcaatgttaaccccttaaggaccaagcgtttttcagtttttgcacttttgttttttcctccttacatttaaaaaaacaaccctttcaattttgcacctaaaaatccatatgatggctttttttgcgccaccaattctactttgtaatgacatcagtcgttttacccaaaaatctacagcgaaatgggaaaaaaataattgtatgacaaaattgaagaaaaaaacgccattttgtaacttttgggggcttccgtttctacgtagtacatttttcggaaaaaattacaccttatctttattctttaggtccatatgattaaaatgatatcctacttatataggtttgattttgtcgtacttctggaaaaaaatcataactacatgcaggaaaatgtatacattttaaattctcatcttctgaccccttttatttttctgtataaggggcggtatgagggctcatttttttcaccgtgatctgaagttttgatcggactttttgatcgctttttatttattttttatggtataaaaagtgaccaaaaacacgctattttgaacgtttaatttttttgggtgtgtacaccattgacagtgcggtttaatcaataatatatttttatggttcagacatttacgcacgcggcgataccacgtttgttttcatttttatttacacacttttatttttattttttttatgggaaaaggggggtgattcagattttattagggaagggattaaatgacatttataaacttttttttttttttttacttttttatgcagttttatagccccctcaagtggctataaaactgcatgcactgatctcttacactgttcaatgcattgccataggaatgtacaaacaagaaagttgcaacagcactctaggtcaaaaaatggaggctctcagcgcactttttgatcaaaatgtgtccccccatccaccacgcggaggtggcctcatatcggatgggaccctaacatgataactcacctctgctgtgcatatagcctctgactgtgtgacatgttggatcagccattgactaaaccacctccagtctgagaggggtggggtgcacggctaaagagggtgccacaccccccaaacacacttttatttttattttttttatgggaaaaggggggtgattcagattttattagggaagggattaaatgacatttattaacttttttttttttaaacttttttatgcagttttatagccccctcaattggctataaaactgcatgcactgatctcttacactgatcaatgcattgccataggaatgcattgatcagtgttttctgcgcttgattgctcaagcatgGATTTCATTCTTGGAGCAGTCAAACGCCGATCAGACAGCCGGGAGCAAGGTAAGACACCTCcctctgtcctgtcagctgttcgggactgccgcggtgaaattgcagtgccccgaacagctgacaggacagaggGAGGTGTCTTACCTTGCTCCCGGCTGTCTGATCGGCATTTGACTGCTCCAAgaatgaaatccaggcttgagcaatcaagcgcagaaaacactgatcaatgcattcctatggcaatgcattgaacagtgtaagagatcagtgcatgcagttttatagccacttgagggggctataaaactgcataaaaaagtaaaaaaaaaaaaaaaagttaataataaatagctccactgagctaaccggcactgtaTTCTCCGGTTTtagttgatcgcggcgtctaaagggtgaatactggacatcagcctgACTGGCGATttccgctattagccacgggtcctggttgctgatagcagatACGaagcttcacagatcgggagccggccacaggacataaatatacgtccgtggtcattaaagagttaaacagattttctcCCATATCATAAATGGGTCTTTCAATAATACATTTTCATAAAGAAGACACTACTGTTAAACTTTGTATTTGTATTTCATGTTAAAAATGCAGTTTTTgctgttttaaaaatgtaaatgtgtATAGCTATTATGTATGTCTGCTCACACCCTTCCCTGTGTGACTTGTGTTGTATGGCTTTATTTTAGATCATCACCTGTTCACATAATAGCCACCAGCAAAAGTTTACATTCCTATGCCCGCCCTCCACCAGTTTCCTCAGAAAATGAGTCGAATGTATCCAGAAGTCATTGGAAAGAAGAACCACCAGTAAGACATGAGCGAGTGAGTTTCTGTTCATTGCAATAATTAAATTGGCATAGTTgaatatgcctttttttttttttaaagggaatgtattatcagaaaAATGTCTTATTGTTTAAATCGTTATGTTCAACGTATTTTTAAAGATGTTTTCGTGATGTAGTTTTCTATATTTAGTTATCATAAAATCTTGCAATATTCATTCTTGCCACTGAGCCTGCAATGAAGCTGTCACCTCCTGTTTTGtctgtgataagggggggggggctgctggaaTGTGATATGTACAGAATTACAGTCAGAGGTGATGCCAGTAGATAGAGGAACAGTAGGATCTCAGTCGACCCTCCATAGTAGAATGACCTCTGTACAGGTCACAGGGCATgcttttcaaggggtactccacccaaaaacaactttttttcaaatcaactggtgcaagaaagttaaacagatttgtaaattacttctatataatcttactgtacttatcagctgctgtatgttccacaggaagttgtgtagttcttttcattctgaccacagtcctctctgctgacacctctgtccaggtcaggaattgtacagagtaggagtacatcccgatagcaaacctctcctgctctggacagttcctgacacagacagaggtgacagcagagagcactgtggtcagacagaaaataactataaaacttcctctgtagtatactgcagctaagtagtactggaaggattgagatttgtttaacattttttatacattgtatatacgaCATATTCACAATTAAGTATATTTGTTTTTCTGTCAATTTGGGGTAAGATGGGGCATTGGATCTCGTAATACTATAAAGGAGTTCTGTCTGCTGTGGACTGGCCCCTGAATCACACATACAAGGGAAAGGGAAACTTTTTTTGCATTGCTAgatcttatttttatatttatggaTTGTGAAAGTAATTGTTTGGCATAATGCAAAATTGtgaaatattgtatatgtatatttattaaaacttgtgagCCAGTCAGCTGCTGTGTCTCCATAATACATCCATGGTGTTGTATACACCACTAGCAGCTGCACTGTCTTTCATTTTGACTGAATGACAAGTTTGCATCAATGCCACTAGAACTAAAAATATGGAGTTATTCAGCCCTTTTTTAAATCTATACGCTGATCCCCCTGGATTTCCACAAGCAGATATTAAGCTCCCAAAATACATGTGTGCTTCCAGCCTAAACTGGGCTTCAATCACAGCTTTGTGCTGCAGAAAATTGCCTCTTTTTTATAGGTGATACTGTCATTTTTGATGTAGCTTGTGATCCAtcccactttttattttattacgtaAGCTTTAAAATAATTGCTCTAATAGTTTTCCGGTCAGACCTATCTTATTATGGGGTTTTACCTGTTTTAAGGTATTACACCTATTTAATTTAAGCATTTCTCCAACATCAAATCATTGTTAATATTTATTCCAGGTAAACAGTGAGTCGGAATCTGGCATTTTCTGCATGTCATCAttttctgatgatgatgatttaGGATGGTGTCATTCATGGCCTCATACCATTTGGCACTGCTTTCTAAAAGGTAAGTGAAGCCTCAATAGAAATTTCCATATTTTGATGGAGTTTGCTCCACAGCTTTCCCTCAAGGAGATATTTGCACGTGTCAGAATTGTTTAAAAAATATCTGCACCTGAAAAAAAGGTGGGATTGATTGCAGCATGAATTTCTACAAACTCTAATTGGATAAATAGGACAGTCACATATTTGTCGCAGAAATTTATGACTTGTAAGAACACACCCTTATTGTTAAGAAGTCCCCAAAAAACAGAGATTGCAGGATGAGCAGCAGTAAACCATGAACAGGCTGTGACACTCACACAAATAACACAGCCTCTTCAAACAGCAGGTTTGATGGGGGGTGACAGGTGTCAAACCCTACCAATCTGATATTGATTGCCTATCCAAAATATAGGCCATTAATTTTAAAAGGTCGGGGTAACACCTTTGGATGTTGGATGCATATTAATGAAGACTTGTTGACATTTGTGTGTTGATGCTACCCTAGATATTGTGTTCTGCTTTTAGCCAATCCTTAGTGCTGAGCGTTCGGAGTAAAGCAGGACTATAGTATATGTAAAAGTGCACTTCATCCTCAGCTGCCAGTTATACTAATCAACCCATTATGTGCCTGTCTGCCAAGTGCAATTATTTTGAGAGATGCACTAGACAATCAAGTCATAACTATCAAGTGATTGAGCCATCACTTTCATTTTACTGCCCTGGCATGGGGTCAAAATGACTAGCAGTACCAGAATATCTCACTGTGTGTCCGTAGCTATATATAGCTTTGCTCTTAATTCCACAATCCTCACATTTTTCTTCTCATGAATTTCATTCAGGCACACGTCTGTGTTTTCATAAAGGACGCAAGAAGGTATGGCAGGATGTGGAAGACTTTTCCAAAAGTGTCCGCTGTAGATCTGAGCATGACACCAACGTTGGCTCCCAGAAGGTTGTTTACTAAATGTTTATAAGTCATTTGTTTTTGAACCTATGCACctgtatacatttttgtgttaGAGATATACTCAGGTGCATTGTTTTCAGGTGCATAACAAAAAACTAAAGTGAACATAAAAAGATTATACAAAATTTGAGTGACGTATATTCAGGAGAGCAGATAGGTAGCTATCCTTAAACAGAACATCCACAGAGAGTAAAACATACAGCATTATTACAacccacttaaaggagtactccggtgcattttttttttttaaccctctgtGTCCGGGCTGCCaaacgaaacaaaacaaactgtaactcaccttcctatgttcccccgttgctctgatATTGATGTCCTGTTCTCCGGTCCCGACTTCTTCCACTTCCTGTAAATCGAAGAGTCACATGATGCTCAGTGTATCACCAGCCGCAgggggacactgctgcggccggtgatctgCATGACTCTTTCACttacaggaagcggaagaagtcaGGGACCAGAGAACAGGACATCGATatcagagcaacgggggaacataggaaggtgagttacagtttgttttgtttcacttGGCAGCCCGGACAcagagggtttaaaaaaaaaaaaaaaaaaaaaaacaacgcactgtagtactcctttaagtgggtTGTAATAATGCTGTGGATGTTCTGTTTAAGGATAGCTACCTATCTGCTCTCCTGAATATACGTCACAAAAATTTTGTATAATATTTTTATGTTTGCTTtagttttttgttaaaaaatttttttttatgccctACACGTTATCTCACAATTTTAATCAGTATGAAAATAATGACAAATCAGTCCATAATGACACAACACTTGGGATTAGTGGCCATTTAAAATATGTTCATACAGGCAGTGTAAACTGGTTTACCTGTCAAAAACCATGTGgtttactgtttaaaaaaaaaaatagctctcattggggaaatttatcaaaacctgtgcaggggaaaagtggagcagcttcctttagcaaccaatgagattattTCTTTCATATTtctgaggcctttttaaaaattaaagaagcaatctggttgctatgggcaactacacaacTTTTCTTCAGCAcaagttttgattaatctcctccattcactttaataaaaGAAAGCCACAAAAAGTCGCATGTCGCTTTAGGGCAGACCCGCCCTGCTCTGATTGCAGCTAcgagtaaggctgggtccacactacgttttctcccatacgggagcgcatacggcaggggggagctaaaagctcgcgctcccgtatgtgaccgtatgcgctcccgtatgtcattcatttcaatgagccgaccggagtgaaacgttcggtccggtcggctcatttttgcgccgtatgcgcttttacaaccggacctaaaaccgtggttgaccacagttttaggtccggttgtaaaagcgcatacggcgcaaaaatgagccgaccggaccgaacgtttcactccggtcggctcattgaaatgaatgacatacgggagcgcatacggtgacatacgggagcgcgagattttagctcccccctgccgtatgcgctcccgtatgggagaaaacgtagtgtggacccagcctaagccaaTGGCTCAGTGcttcacacagacacacattcaTTACATGTACACCAGAGGAGCATTGAGGATGCTGTTGTCACCAACGGTCTGTGATGTTCATATATACAGACCCTGCTTATTGAACAGCATAGATGAAGTACTAACCACTGGGTAATATTTTCTGGCTTGTCTCATGCTGGTAGTACATCGCTTTTCTCAGTATGCACTTCTTAAGTGTCATTTTCTTCCATTTTATAGGGTTATGGATCAGATGGGTTGAAATTGATTTCTCATGAAGAGAGTGTGTCATGTGGCGAATCTGTTCTGCAGTTGACTTTTGACCCAGGTACACAAGAGAGCTTGCTAACAGTAGAGTGCAAACTGGATCACCCCTTCTATGTGAAAAATAAAGGTAAGGCCAATCAAGAGCACTTGGTATTATTGACAGTTCACATACTGCAGTTGTATGCTCTGAATTGACTTCTTATTAACATAACTTAGTTTGTAAAGATAAAAAAATTAGATCTATTTCCATCCAGTTCAGCTCAGCCTATTACTCAGCAaggttaatccagaggaagtatttaaaatgaggggagggggaaggcccTGAGGTAGAAGGTAGAAACCAATTTTCCACATCCTATTTAACAAAAAATCCTTCACAACTTCACAATCTAAAATAAATCCCTTGATCAATAACTCTTCTCCAGAATCTAATAATTATAACTTATAATATTTTTACactccagaaatgtatccaggccATATTGAGTTTGTTTTGTTCCATGGttttaatgttcttttttttttatttttttaattttttttttaaataaagtttttatttcTGCATTTATAATAACAAGTGGAAAACCacaaaaaatacaaacaaaacaaagCTCCTGGGGGGCACAGCACCAGTCCTTGTAGAAGGAGTCAACTGAGACAAGCTAATAGGGGGCCATGTCACCAAATAGCCACAATTGGTAATGAGATAGGCAGGAACATGAGTCCAGGATACATTTCCACAGAGGGAGACAAGCGCCATGGCTCCCCCAGAATGCAAACAGCCCGACCACAGAAGACAGACATCACGCgcatacaacacacacacacacactctccgcAGCCCAAACCCcaactccccccctccccccccccccccccccccccccccaacactcaGCATTGACCCACTACATTTGCGACATATGAACCGGGGAATCAGTCGAGGCATCCAAGACCAGCCAAGGCATCCACATCTTGTCAAACTTCTTTGGACATTTCCTACTTACATACAGGGTCTGATACAACATACGCATGGTCATGCTTCCAGGTCATAACCGCCACCTTGTGGgtacaaaacaataaaaagcGGATCAAAAGGCACCTTTGGGAAGgttttactgctcttacagtaaagaatccccttcAGTGTTAGTATACAAACCTTTTTTCCTTCTTTGTTAGGGATACAGTCCTTGGTATTAATAGATCATAGGAGAGACTTGTATTGATGATATATTTATAAACAGTGACTGTAAGATGAAAACTACCAGgctgccacatttaaaaaaaaaaaaaaactaaacaaaactttGACTTACCTCCTGCCGCTCCCCCAATGACGCTGGTATGTCTGTCCTGTCTTTTGGTGTCCTGTCCTGCTTTTAGGGGCCTGTCACATTGCACTGCCGCTCAGCTAAACGCTGGTCTCCGCGATGTCCAGCCTcgaccagtgataggctgagcagcagtgcgaTGTATTGGGCCTGGTCTTGGTCTTTTTCCTGGTGCCCACACCCAATACTTCACACTGctgttcagcctatcaccggctgaggcaggacactgTGTCAGGCCCCAAAAGCAGGAAGTAGACCGCACCCGAGAACGGAACACCCGAGAACTGTGGCATTGGGGAGCAACAGATGGTAACTCAAGGTTTATTTTCTAATTGCACCAGCCTGGTCATAATGGGATAATGAAACATTTcaccggagttcccttttaacAGCTTACTTTGCATTTGTCCTTCTGACCTGCTGCCATGAGTTCATTATTTTCTAGTTCCTATACTATATAAAGGTGACAGAGTTTAAGGTAAGCAATGAAACTACACTATGCTAGAAATTTTGCTAAGAATGCAGGTAATGGTGACCACGTAAGATTTTGTGGTTGTGACCCCAAAAAATGTCTTTATACAGAGTTAGCATActcaaaaaagtaaataaataaatgtagctTTGATCATTTCCAGGCTGGTCATCATTTTACCCAAGTCTAACCGTGGTTCAGCATGGCATTCCCTGCTATGAGATGCACATTGGTGATATGTGTCTACCTCCAGGACATCCTGATGCCATAAATTTTGATGATTCTGGTGTTTTTGATACATTTAAAAGGTAATCTTCAATAGCCATTGACTTGTTTGTGTATACCTATACTGCAATGTTCTACTGGTCACAACTGTATGAGATAGATTTACACTCAAATCTGTCCCATATACAGTTTTGACCTGTAGAAAGGTGCAACATAGGTTATTTATTGCTAATTGTTGTATATTGGGCTGTATACAACATATCATTGATCTTCCCTTGTTTGCAGTTATGACTTCACGCCAATGGATTCCTCTGCTGTGTATGTGTTGAGCAGCATGGCACGTCAACGTCGGGCTTCCTTATCCAATGGTGGCGCAAGCAGCCCAGATTCAGAGAGATCAGATTACATCAAGGACTGTGCATCTCCACAAACTTCTTACACTTCATTATATAATAAAACTGGCAGGAGTCACAGCTCAGGGACTGCAAACTCTGTGATGGCCACATCTCCCAATAAGTGCAAAAGACCAATGAACGCCTTCATGCTTTTTGCCAAAAAATATAGAGTTGAATACACACAGATGTACCCAGGAAAAGATAACCGGTAACTAATTTATACCTCTTCAGAAGAAGGTTGCATGTGTTGCAGTATAAATATCGTATCCGTTTAGGAAAAATTTTACTTagcctcctttcacactatacattcatccattttaaagatccgttataatgttccattatgaaaaccctgaaaatcatcCATTACAaagtcccattatagtctgtgggatatttacattatccgttttaacccgtcatagctaGTTATTAATAactgacattattttgtgacgggagaaagtaacaggagaaatagtgcatgcactatatcttccgttctttctcccatcacaaaataacgtccgttattaataacgggctatgacgggttaaaatggataatgtaaatatcccacagactataatgggattttctaacggccgattttcagggttttcataatggaacattataacggatctttaaaagggatgaatgtatagtgtgaaaggagccttacaggTTTCTCTTTGATCCACTTGGTCTTTTGGTGCCTGAATCCTTATAGTCAGGCTATTATAGTTGCTCCCATTCTTGCTTTACCCATGCAGATCCCATTTTGCAGTGGGGTGTCAATTGTACATTGCAGCCAGCACCCACTGTTGAAGATCACAATTAAAATGTTATGGTAAATATAACTGGTGATGGAACTAGACttgttttacatcagttttgtgaGGGCTTTCTTTTGGAAGTTATCCATAGGACTCCTATGGGAACAAGTTGGGAAGCCTGAAACAAACCAAAACATGTGCTTTATTTACCTATTCTTGTGTTtctctgtctcacttttgtgcagaTGGTTTTACTTTGATGTTTAGCTTTTAAACAATATTTATACAGTAAGACCTCTTTTGAGACAACTTCCTTAGAATTGCTGCGAAAACTAGTCTTCCTCCTAACTACCATTAAGTCTATCCTGAGTTGGGCTTAAACCAAGCACAATGCAGCGGTAACATGTTTACAGAGGAGGCTGCTTCTAAAGGCTCTAGCTCAGGCaataatggagggggcatgacgtcatgtccccaatCCCGGAAAACCGGAGGTTTCCGAATCTAGAGACACAGCTCAGacacatagaatgtgggtgctgcagggagattggggggggggggtcccagcagcaggccccccacgatcagacatcttatctgaaaagatgtttttgcctggaatacccctttaaactttttgtGGAACTCATTTAGACTGTCAAGAAAACAACTTAAATGTAGTCTATCATGGCTAACTTTTTGCAGTAAAGTGATTTTATCAACTTCAACTTTTTAAAATTA is drawn from Hyla sarda isolate aHylSar1 chromosome 4, aHylSar1.hap1, whole genome shotgun sequence and contains these coding sequences:
- the HBP1 gene encoding HMG box-containing protein 1 — translated: MATGLSYNMVWEVKTKDISNTVQKVQLVMDKRPKAMNESLEVLKCDERLPSSPGYESSDDHMELDDLPELQAVHTDSTSQPEVFHLDADVSHQEYTVPSWSHSTSNMSESAFSCGDRMNWLTELANIATSPQSPLMQCSFYNRSSPVHIIATSKSLHSYARPPPVSSENESNVSRSHWKEEPPVRHERVNSESESGIFCMSSFSDDDDLGWCHSWPHTIWHCFLKGTRLCFHKGRKKVWQDVEDFSKSVRCRSEHDTNVGSQKGYGSDGLKLISHEESVSCGESVLQLTFDPGTQESLLTVECKLDHPFYVKNKGWSSFYPSLTVVQHGIPCYEMHIGDMCLPPGHPDAINFDDSGVFDTFKSYDFTPMDSSAVYVLSSMARQRRASLSNGGASSPDSERSDYIKDCASPQTSYTSLYNKTGRSHSSGTANSVMATSPNKCKRPMNAFMLFAKKYRVEYTQMYPGKDNRAISVILGDRWKKMKNEERRIYTIEAKALAEEQKRLNPDCWKRKRTNSGSQQH